GACGTGGATTTTCAGGTCCGCGAGGGGACCATCACCGCTCTGATCGGGCCCAACGGCGCGGGTAAGACGACGTTGCTCAACGTGGTCAGCGGGATGGTTCCCAGCTCGGAGGGAACCGTGGGACTCCTGGGCCGGGACATGACCCGGAGTCCGGCCTGGGAACGGGCCAAGGCCGGCGCGGTGCGCACCTTCCAGAACCTGGAAGTCTTCACGACCATGAATGTTCTGGAAAACGTGATGACCGGGGCGCACCGGGTGGTCCGCTACGGGGCGCTCAGCGCCCTGTTCAAGACGCCCGGCTTTTTTAGCGGGGAGCGTCGCTGCCGGGAACTGGCCGAGGAAAAGCTCACCTTCGTCGGCCTGAAGGACGATTGGAACCTCCCCGCCGGAGATCTGCCCTACGGACGGCAACGCCTCCTGGAACTGGCCCGCGCCCTGGCCGCCCAGCCGCGCATCCTGCTCCTGGACGAACCCGCCGCGGGCCTGAACACCACCGAAACCCGCGCCCTGGCCAAGCTGATCCAGCGTGTCCGCGACGAACTGGGCGTCACCGTGGCCATCGTGGAACACGACATGGACCTGATCATGGGCGTCAGCGACGCCATCACCGTCCTCCACTTCGGCCGGGTCATCGCCTCCGGAACCCCGGGGGATATCCAGAAAAATCCCGAGGTCGTCGCGGCGTATCTGGGCGAGGAGGCGGAGTAATCCATGCTCGTTCTGAAAAACGTCGATGTCTTTTACGGCCGGGTGCATGCCATTCGGCGGGTTTCCCTGCATGTGAATCAGGGGGAGATCGTGGCCTTGATCGGCGGAAACGGGGCCGGGAAGACCACCTTGTTGACCACCATTTCCGGATTGCTGCGAGCCAATGGTGGCAGTCTGGCCTTCGAAGGGCGGGAGCTTACCCGGGAGCGTCCGGAACGGATCGTGGCCGCGGGGATTTCCCAGGTGCCGGAGCGGCGTCTCGTATTCAAGCCCATGAGCGTGGAGGACAATTTGCTCCTGGGCGCGTATCATCGCTACAGCCTGAAGAACAAGGCCCTGATCCGCAAGGACATTCAAGATATCTACGAGATGTTTCCGGTCCTGGGGCAACGCAAGGACCAGCTTGCCGGTAACCTTTCCGGCGGGGAGCAGCAGATGCTGGCCATTGGCCGGGCCCTGATGGCCAAGCCCCGGATGTTGCTCCTGGACGAGCCGGGCATGGGACTGGCCCCAGCCCTGTCCCAGATGATCTTTCGGCATGTGGCCGAGTTGCGCGACGCCTTCGGCCTGACCGTGCTGCTGGTGGAGCAAAACGCCAAAAGTGCCCTGAAGATCGCGGATCGGGGCTATGTGTTGGAAACCGGGCGGATCATCCTGCAGGGGCCGTCCGAGGAACTGCTGCTGAACCGGGACGTGCAACGCGCCTATCTGGGGCGGGATGTGGAGGTGGAGTGATGTTTGAGCCGGAACTGGAGGGCATGAGGCGGGAGGAACTGGAGCAGCTTCAGTTGGAGCGGTTGCAGTCCACCTTGACCAGGGTTTCCCGCAATGTCCCGTTCTATCGCAAGAAGTTCGAGGAACTGGGCCTGGACCCGTATGATTTCACCTCCCTGGACGATGTCCGCGAACTGCCCCTGACCACGCGCCAGGACTTGCGGGACAACGCTCCCTACGGCCTGTTCGCCGTGCCCTTGCGCGAGGTCGTGCGCTTGCAGACGTCCTCGGGGTTTTCCGGTGGGACCACGGTCTTCGGCTACACCTTGAGCGACATCCGGAAGTGGTCGCGGCTTACGGCCCGGGTTCTGGCCGCAGGCGGGGCGAACAAGGAAGACGTGGTTCACGTGGCCCATACCTATGGTTTGTCCACCATGGCTTTTGGCATGCATTACGGCGCGGAGACCCTGGGGGCCACCGTGGTTCCGGTCTCCAGCGGCAACGCCCGCCGGCAGGTGGGGATCATCCTGGACTACCGGGCCACGGCTCTGGCCTGCATCCCGAGCTATGCCCTGTTTCTGGCCGACCTGATGGACGAGATGGGCGTGAACCGCAACGCCCTGCCCCTGCGCTGGGGTATGTTCAGCGGGGAGGTGTGGTCCGAGGCCACGCGGCAAGCCATCCAGGAGCGCCTGAACATCACGGCCACGGACAACTACGGCGTCAGCGAGGTTATGGGGCCGGGCGTGGCCGGGGAGTGCCTGGAGCGTGGGGGCATGCACATCCAGGAAGATCATTTCCTGGCCGAAATCATCGACCCGCAAACCCTCCAGCCGGTCCCGGCGGGTCAGGTGGGCGAGCTGGTGCTGACCACCCTGACCAAGGAAGCCCTGCCCATGATCCGCTTCCGCACCGGGGACCTGACCCGACTGATCCCGGACCCGTGTCCCTGCGGTCGGACTTTCCTGCGCATGGAGCGCATCCAGGGCCGCAGCGACGACATGCTGATCATTCAGGGGATCAACGTCTATCCGGAACGGATCAAGGCCATCCTGGCGGAAACGCACCAAGTCCAGCCGAACCATTTGATCGTGGTGGACCGCTACGGTGGGCTGGACAAGGTCATGCTCCTGGTGGAGGCGGACATGGTTGAGCCGGATCAGATCAAGACCCAGCAACGCTTCATCGACCTGACCCGTCAGCAGTTGGCCATGGAATTGGGGCTGGTCTTCGAAGTGAAGCTGGTCGAACGCCAAACCATCGCTGAGCTGGAAACCGGCACGGGGCGGGTGGTGGATCGGCGGCGACCGTAGCAGGCCGTTGAAAAACTCCCCATTGCCGCGTCGCCGTAAAAAGTTCAAACCCTCACGTATCAGGAAATACGCTTCGGCCTTGAAACTTTTTTTGCTCCTTGCACTTGGGGTTTTTGAACGGACTGCCGACGAAGGGGCCTAACAGATACGCGGAAGCTGCTCGCCTTCGAGCATGTCCAGCAGGCGGCGGCCGCCCAGCGGGGTTTGCATGACCACCCGGCCGGGATGGTCGGGCTGGATGTCGCCGATGTGGGCGGCGTTAACGCCGAACTCGTCCCGGCGCATGATCTCCAGGGCCTGTTCGGCGTATTGGGCCGGAAGGATGCAGATCAGTTTGCCCTCGTTGGCCAGGTAGAGCGGGTCCAGGCCGAGGAAGGAGCAGCCCGCGGCCACCACGGGGTTCACGGGCACGGCCTCCTCGCGGATCAGACACTGGACTCCGGACTGCCCGGCGATTTCATTGAGCGTGGTGGCCAGCCCGCCCCTGGTGGGGTCGCGCAGGACGTGGATGTCCGGGATGGCGGTCAGCAGCTTGGCGATGAGGTGATTCAACCCGGCACAGTCGCTCTGGATCGGGGCTTCGAAGCTCAAGCCCTCCCGGGTGGCCAGGATGGTCAGTCCGTGGTCGCCCATGGTCCCGCTGACCAGGATCGCGTCCCCCGGAGCGGCCCGGTGGCCCTGGGGGCAGGGTTGCACCAGAATTTCACCGATCCCGGTGGTGTTGATGAACATCCTGTCCACCGCGCCCCTGGGCACCACCTTGGTGTCCCCGGTGACAATCTTCACTCCGGCCCGGTTCGCGGCCTCGGCCGTGGACCGGACCACCTGCTCCAGCACATCCATCTCCAATCCTTCCTCCAGAATAAACGCGCAACTCAAATAGAGCGGACGCGCCCCGAGCATGGCCACGTCGTTGACCGTGCCGTTCACGGCCAGGGAACCGATGTCCCCGCCGGGAAAAATCAACGGGGTGACGGTGAAGCTGTCCGTGCTCATGGCCAGGGGGCCGGAGGCATGAATCAAGGCCGCGTCGTCCAGCCGGTCCAGGACGTCGTTGCTGAAATGCTTCAGAAACACGTCCTTGATCAAACGATGCGAAGCCTTGCCGCCGCTGCCGGTGTCGAGGAGAAGTCGTGGTGTGGTCATAATTTGATGGGATGAGGTGGGGTTGTATTTCTGTGCTTCCAGTAATTGGGATATCGGTGGAGGTGCATGACCGCTACGACGATGATTTCATCGGGACGTTCCCGGAAAAGGACGCCAACAGGAAATGTCTTGGTGAGACATCGGCGGACATCAAGCTCCACGGCGGGATAAAGACGAGGATTTATAACGATACGGTTGACTGCGTCCTGAACGGCCGTCAGGAATCGCTTGCCGAGATCGGATTGCTGCTTTTCGTAGAATGCAGCCGCTTCGGTCATCTCGATTTCCGCGTCGGGGTAGAACCAGACTTGTTTCATGTTAACGAAGAGTAAGCTTTGGCGAAGACCTTTTCCGCATCGCGAAGGTCTATTGTTTCGCGATCCATCTGGGCGCAACGCCGTCGAACCTCTTCCTGCCATGTGACGGACAAAGGTTCCATGTCGGGCGCATCAAGACTCTCGATCAGTTTCTCGGCCACAAAGGCGCGTTGTGCCGGGGGGAGGGTCATTGCTTCGCTTACGACTCTTTCGGTGGTGGTAGCCATGATGTATCATATCTCCTGTTGGAGAAAGGTAAATGAGTAATGGTGATTAGGCTGCTTCCGCGAACTTTTGCGCTATGCTTCGGTCATAAGTCGGGCAGGGTCGATATGCGGTGCAGACAGGGGGCTCCTGTTTTCAAGCGGCTAGGTGATTTTCGGCTGAAGGAGGACATATCAGTTGACTTTGGCGTTTTCGTGCTACCTAATGAAAAGCTGTCGGGTGGGATGGCCCTCGCCGTACCGACCAGCGAGAGGTTGGGCGATGAACTATCTATTTAATCCGTATATAAGTATGGTCACAATAGCTGTCGCCAGTGCCTATCTGACAGTTTCTTTCAAAAATCCATTTGTCAGCGTTATCCCGTGCTATGTCCCAATCTGCTTCACAAGCATATGGACTTAATTTTGACATCCCCAAACGATTGAGCGCTTCACAAAAAGGGCAGTTCGACACATGCAGCTTGAAAACGTCGTTGCTTTCCTTCGATACCTCAATATCATAAAGTGGTTCCCACAATCGAATTTTTTTTTTCATTTTTGCCGGAAAAGAATCGAAATCCTTTGCATTGTCAATCTTCGGAACCCAGAATTTCAAAGACCGTTTAGCTGATTTGGTTAATCTTTTCCCTACAATTTCGATTGCTTTCTCTTGTCCAAAAAAAAATGATAAAAATGTGGTAGCCACAACAAATGGCGAAACAACCATATAACCAATTATATTTCGGAAAATTTTTTTCATGTTGTTTGTGTAATCTTATAATCAGCCGTATGATTGTCCTGACCTCACGACACCCCACACCCATTTCAAAAAAGCATGGGCACCCCTTCCAATCAAAAGGCTGTCTGCTCGTAAAGTTCTATGTTTTTTATGTTGGTTGCCGATTCGCGCCAATTATGTCCCAACACTCAAGTCAGCTTTTTGCTTTGCCCTGAAGTCAGAATAATCCGGCCGCCGCACTATCAGGAGAAATGCGCTGCATAAAGCCAACCTCAATCTACCCTCGCTCTCTAAATAACGCATCACAAATCAGCCTGAATCTCCGCCATATCACAACGCATACTTGTAATACGCCGCGCAGCTTCCTTCCGTGGACACCATACAGGGGCCGACAGGGGTGGCGGGGGTGCAGGATTTGCTGAAGAGGGGGCAGTTGTTGGGTTGCATTTTGCCTTTGAGGACGTCGCCGCAGCGGCAGCCGGGGAGGGGGGGGAGGTCCTGGACCTCAACGCCCAGGGTGGTGAGGGCGTCGAAGCGTTGGTATTCGCCGGCCAGGGCCAGGCCGCTGTCCGGGATGCGGCCCAGGCCGCGCCAGAGGGCGTCGGAAACCGTGAACACCTCGGCCATGATCTCCCTGGCCTTGGGGTTGCCGTCGTCGGCCACGGCCCGGGAGTACTGGTTGACCACCTGGGGCCGGCCGGTTTTGCGCTGGTCGATGATCAGCAGCAGAGCCTGAAGGATGTCCAGGGGTTCGAAGCCGGTGATTATCGAGGGAACGCCGTGTTGTTCGGCCAGGAAGCGGTAGGGCTCGACGCCGATGATCGTGGAGACGTGGCCGGGGAGGATCAGGGCGTCCAGGTTCACCTCCGGGTCCTGGAGCAGGGCGGCCAGGGCCGGGGGGACGAGCTTGTGCATGGCGAAGACGAGGAAATTCTCCAGGCCTTGCTCTTTGGCGACCTTGATCGTTGCGGCCACCGTGGGGGCGGTGGTTTCAAAGCCGACTCCCAGAAAGACGATCCGGGATTCAGGGTGTTTGCGGGCCAGGGCCAGGGCGTCGAAGGCGGAATAGACGATTTCGATCCGGCAGCCTTCGGCCTGGGCCTGCTTCAGGCTGGTTCCCTTGGGGCCGGGCACGCGCATCAGGTCGCCGAAGGTGGCGATGATCACGTTGTCCTTACGGGCCAGTTCGAGAAAGGCGGCCACCTCGCCTTCGTGGGTCACGCAGACCGGACAGCCGGGGCCGGACAGATGTCGAATCTCCTCCGGCAGCAGGGAGCGCAGGCCGCTTTGAAAAATAGCCACGGTGTGCGTGCCGCAGACTTCCATGAAGGCCAGGGGGCCGGGCAGCTCGGCCCGGATCCTGTCCAGCAGGTTGCGGCACAGGGCCGGATCCTTGAATTTGGCCAGCGTGTCTGGAGTTGTTTTTGGGGCCATTGACATGTCCCCTTCAGTTGAATTGAAGGTTCAACCCTTCCTGAAACAGTTTCAGGGTCTCCAGGGCGTCTTCGCGGTCCAGTCGGCGCAGAGCGAATCCGGCGTGGACGATCACGTAGTCGCCGACCGAAGCCGGGTAGTCGATGATGTCCAGGCGCACCTGGCGCTTCACTCCGGCGATCTCCACATCCGCGACGTTAAGTTCAGTATTGATGCTTTTTACTTCCATGGGTACGGCTAGACACATGAGGGGGTCTCCTTTTGCATTTTCATTGCGCTGTTGATAAGCTCGATAACTTGGCCTGTCAAACCGACAGCGGGCTGGTAAAGACCCGTAAGGGAGCGCCATGAGCTTGGATGTAGCCAACCAAACCGAGAGTGCCCATGCTTCGTTTCCGTTTCCGGACGGCCCTGAATGGACGGAGCGGGTTCGGACGCCTTCCTCCGAACGGTGCCGGGAAATGTGGGCGCTTTGGGAGATGCCGGAACACATCCAGATGCACAGTTTGCTGGTGACCCGGGTCGCTCTGGGCATCGCCGAGATGGTCAGGGAAAAAATACTTCCGGGATTGGATATCGATCAGGTCCTGGCCGCGGCCATGCTTCATGACGTGGCGAAGATCTACACCATCCGCCACGGCGGTAGCCACAGCCAGATCGGGGCCGCATGGGTCCAGGAGCGGACCGGAAACCCGGTGGTGGCCCGGGCGGTGCTGCATCACGTGGACTGGCCCTTTGCCATGGACCTGCAACGCTATCCGGTTTCGCTGATCGTCTGTTACAGCGACAAGCGGGTCCGGCACACGGAAATCGTCACTCTGGACGAGCGGTTCGCCGATCTCCAAGAGCGCTACGGCGTGAACGCCAAGGCGCGACATCATATTCAACAGTCCCTGGAGCAGGGGCGGGCCATCGAGCGCCTGTTCAGCGAGGGATTGAAGGTGGAACTCAATGCGTATTCTTTTGATAGCCGGCGGATGGTCTGACGAACGCGAGGTTTCCCTGAGCGGGGCCGTGGGCATCAAGGCCTCGTTGCGCCGTCAGGGGCATGTGGTGACCTTGTTCGATCCTTGTGACGGCCTGGCCAGGCTGCCTCATCTGGTGGAGGACTTCGACTTCGCCTTTTTAAATCTCCATGGGGCACCCGGAGAGGACGGTCTGGTTCAGGCCATGCTGGATCGCTTGGGCAAGCCCTACCAGGGCAGCGGCCCGGCCGGCTCGATCCTTGCCCTGGACAAGGCGGCCTCCAAGGCTTTGTTCGTCCAGAACAATCTGGCCACTCCTCCGTGGTTTTTCGTGCCCGTGCGCTTTGGATCGAACCATGGCGATCGCCCGGGTTCCGACCTGCTTGCCGATATGCCGTGTCCGTTCGGTCCGCCTTACGTGGTCAAGCCCAATCTTGGCGGATCCAGCCTGGGAATCGAGGTGGTGCGCGAGCATGGCGGTTTGGCGCCTGCCGTGGAAAAGGTTTTAAGGGAGGGGCGCGACGTGCTGGTGGAACAATACCAGCCCGGAGTGGAGGTCACCTGTTCGGTCCTGGGGGACGAGGCCTTGCCGCTGATTCTGATCCGCCCCGGCGAGGGGGCGACGTTTTTCGACTACGACAGCAAGTACGTTCCCGGCCGGGCCGAGGAGATCTGCCCGGCTCCCTTGCCCGGAGACGTCAGCCGGGCCATTCAGGCCGTG
This DNA window, taken from Desulfonatronum sp. SC1, encodes the following:
- a CDS encoding addiction module protein, whose protein sequence is MATTTERVVSEAMTLPPAQRAFVAEKLIESLDAPDMEPLSVTWQEEVRRRCAQMDRETIDLRDAEKVFAKAYSSLT
- a CDS encoding L-2-amino-thiazoline-4-carboxylic acid hydrolase codes for the protein MKKIFRNIIGYMVVSPFVVATTFLSFFFGQEKAIEIVGKRLTKSAKRSLKFWVPKIDNAKDFDSFPAKMKKKIRLWEPLYDIEVSKESNDVFKLHVSNCPFCEALNRLGMSKLSPYACEADWDIARDNADKWIFERNCQIGTGDSYCDHTYIRIK
- the hypD gene encoding hydrogenase formation protein HypD, coding for MAPKTTPDTLAKFKDPALCRNLLDRIRAELPGPLAFMEVCGTHTVAIFQSGLRSLLPEEIRHLSGPGCPVCVTHEGEVAAFLELARKDNVIIATFGDLMRVPGPKGTSLKQAQAEGCRIEIVYSAFDALALARKHPESRIVFLGVGFETTAPTVAATIKVAKEQGLENFLVFAMHKLVPPALAALLQDPEVNLDALILPGHVSTIIGVEPYRFLAEQHGVPSIITGFEPLDILQALLLIIDQRKTGRPQVVNQYSRAVADDGNPKAREIMAEVFTVSDALWRGLGRIPDSGLALAGEYQRFDALTTLGVEVQDLPPLPGCRCGDVLKGKMQPNNCPLFSKSCTPATPVGPCMVSTEGSCAAYYKYAL
- a CDS encoding HypC/HybG/HupF family hydrogenase formation chaperone → MCLAVPMEVKSINTELNVADVEIAGVKRQVRLDIIDYPASVGDYVIVHAGFALRRLDREDALETLKLFQEGLNLQFN
- a CDS encoding phenylacetate--CoA ligase family protein; the encoded protein is MFEPELEGMRREELEQLQLERLQSTLTRVSRNVPFYRKKFEELGLDPYDFTSLDDVRELPLTTRQDLRDNAPYGLFAVPLREVVRLQTSSGFSGGTTVFGYTLSDIRKWSRLTARVLAAGGANKEDVVHVAHTYGLSTMAFGMHYGAETLGATVVPVSSGNARRQVGIILDYRATALACIPSYALFLADLMDEMGVNRNALPLRWGMFSGEVWSEATRQAIQERLNITATDNYGVSEVMGPGVAGECLERGGMHIQEDHFLAEIIDPQTLQPVPAGQVGELVLTTLTKEALPMIRFRTGDLTRLIPDPCPCGRTFLRMERIQGRSDDMLIIQGINVYPERIKAILAETHQVQPNHLIVVDRYGGLDKVMLLVEADMVEPDQIKTQQRFIDLTRQQLAMELGLVFEVKLVERQTIAELETGTGRVVDRRRP
- a CDS encoding HD domain-containing protein, producing MSLDVANQTESAHASFPFPDGPEWTERVRTPSSERCREMWALWEMPEHIQMHSLLVTRVALGIAEMVREKILPGLDIDQVLAAAMLHDVAKIYTIRHGGSHSQIGAAWVQERTGNPVVARAVLHHVDWPFAMDLQRYPVSLIVCYSDKRVRHTEIVTLDERFADLQERYGVNAKARHHIQQSLEQGRAIERLFSEGLKVELNAYSFDSRRMV
- a CDS encoding ABC transporter ATP-binding protein — protein: MSDKGDAERISAGDVILNCRGVHVRFGGVMALSDVDFQVREGTITALIGPNGAGKTTLLNVVSGMVPSSEGTVGLLGRDMTRSPAWERAKAGAVRTFQNLEVFTTMNVLENVMTGAHRVVRYGALSALFKTPGFFSGERRCRELAEEKLTFVGLKDDWNLPAGDLPYGRQRLLELARALAAQPRILLLDEPAAGLNTTETRALAKLIQRVRDELGVTVAIVEHDMDLIMGVSDAITVLHFGRVIASGTPGDIQKNPEVVAAYLGEEAE
- a CDS encoding ABC transporter ATP-binding protein translates to MLVLKNVDVFYGRVHAIRRVSLHVNQGEIVALIGGNGAGKTTLLTTISGLLRANGGSLAFEGRELTRERPERIVAAGISQVPERRLVFKPMSVEDNLLLGAYHRYSLKNKALIRKDIQDIYEMFPVLGQRKDQLAGNLSGGEQQMLAIGRALMAKPRMLLLDEPGMGLAPALSQMIFRHVAELRDAFGLTVLLVEQNAKSALKIADRGYVLETGRIILQGPSEELLLNRDVQRAYLGRDVEVE
- a CDS encoding type II toxin-antitoxin system RelE/ParE family toxin → MAGRGSTALRPDGSRNNRPSRCGKGLRQSLLFVNMKQVWFYPDAEIEMTEAAAFYEKQQSDLGKRFLTAVQDAVNRIVINPRLYPAVELDVRRCLTKTFPVGVLFRERPDEIIVVAVMHLHRYPNYWKHRNTTPPHPIKL
- a CDS encoding D-alanine--D-alanine ligase, whose protein sequence is MRILLIAGGWSDEREVSLSGAVGIKASLRRQGHVVTLFDPCDGLARLPHLVEDFDFAFLNLHGAPGEDGLVQAMLDRLGKPYQGSGPAGSILALDKAASKALFVQNNLATPPWFFVPVRFGSNHGDRPGSDLLADMPCPFGPPYVVKPNLGGSSLGIEVVREHGGLAPAVEKVLREGRDVLVEQYQPGVEVTCSVLGDEALPLILIRPGEGATFFDYDSKYVPGRAEEICPAPLPGDVSRAIQAVALHAHRALGLRGYSRADFILHEGQAHLLEVNTLPGMTATSLLPQAAAVHGLDFDHLLARLIDLGMRGR
- the hypE gene encoding hydrogenase expression/formation protein HypE; its protein translation is MTTPRLLLDTGSGGKASHRLIKDVFLKHFSNDVLDRLDDAALIHASGPLAMSTDSFTVTPLIFPGGDIGSLAVNGTVNDVAMLGARPLYLSCAFILEEGLEMDVLEQVVRSTAEAANRAGVKIVTGDTKVVPRGAVDRMFINTTGIGEILVQPCPQGHRAAPGDAILVSGTMGDHGLTILATREGLSFEAPIQSDCAGLNHLIAKLLTAIPDIHVLRDPTRGGLATTLNEIAGQSGVQCLIREEAVPVNPVVAAGCSFLGLDPLYLANEGKLICILPAQYAEQALEIMRRDEFGVNAAHIGDIQPDHPGRVVMQTPLGGRRLLDMLEGEQLPRIC